The Streptomyces sp. Alt3 genome has a segment encoding these proteins:
- a CDS encoding pyridoxal phosphate-dependent aminotransferase codes for MEFRQSSKLNEVCYEIRGPVIEQANALEEAGHSVLRLNTGNPALFGFEAPEEIVQDMIRMLPQAHGYTDSRGILSARRAVAQRYQAIGMADVDVDDVFLGNGVSELISMAVQALLEDGDEILIPSPDFPLWTAVTTLAGGKAVHYMCDEGADWNPDLADMASKITDRTRAMVIINPNNPTGAVYPREVLDGMLDLARRHGLMVFADEIYDQILYDDAEHHSVAVLAPDLLCLTFSGLSKTHRVAGFRSGWMVVSGPRQHARSYLEGLTMLASMRLCPNAPAQYAIQAALGGRQSIRDLVAPGGRLHEQRDRAWERLNEIPGVSCVKPKGALYAFPRIDPKVHPIVDDERFVLDLLLREKIQVVQGTGFSWPRPDHFRILTLPHADDLDAAISRIGRFLAGYRQ; via the coding sequence ATGGAGTTCCGGCAGTCCAGCAAGCTCAACGAGGTCTGTTACGAGATCCGGGGCCCGGTCATCGAACAGGCCAACGCCCTGGAGGAGGCGGGCCACAGCGTGCTCCGCCTCAACACGGGCAATCCGGCGCTCTTCGGTTTCGAGGCGCCCGAGGAGATCGTCCAGGACATGATCCGGATGCTCCCCCAGGCGCACGGCTACACCGACTCGCGCGGCATCCTGTCCGCCCGCCGCGCCGTCGCCCAGCGCTACCAGGCGATCGGGATGGCCGATGTCGATGTGGACGACGTCTTCCTGGGCAACGGGGTCTCCGAGCTGATCTCCATGGCCGTGCAGGCACTCCTGGAGGACGGGGACGAGATCCTGATCCCGAGCCCCGACTTCCCTCTGTGGACCGCTGTCACCACGCTCGCGGGCGGGAAGGCCGTGCACTACATGTGCGACGAGGGTGCGGACTGGAACCCCGACCTCGCCGACATGGCCTCGAAGATCACCGACCGCACCCGGGCCATGGTGATCATCAACCCGAACAACCCGACGGGCGCCGTCTACCCCCGCGAGGTCCTCGACGGCATGCTCGACCTGGCGCGCAGGCACGGGCTCATGGTGTTCGCCGACGAGATCTACGACCAGATCCTGTACGACGACGCGGAGCACCACAGCGTGGCGGTGCTGGCTCCCGACCTCCTCTGCCTCACCTTCAGCGGCCTGTCCAAGACGCACCGCGTCGCGGGATTCCGCTCGGGCTGGATGGTGGTGTCGGGCCCCCGGCAGCATGCCCGCAGCTATCTGGAGGGGCTCACCATGCTCGCGTCCATGCGGCTGTGCCCCAACGCCCCGGCGCAGTACGCCATCCAGGCGGCCCTCGGCGGCCGTCAGTCGATCCGTGATCTCGTGGCCCCGGGAGGCAGGCTCCACGAGCAGCGCGACCGGGCCTGGGAGCGGCTGAACGAGATCCCCGGTGTGTCGTGCGTGAAGCCCAAGGGCGCGCTGTACGCCTTCCCGCGCATCGATCCGAAGGTCCACCCCATCGTCGACGACGAACGGTTCGTGCTGGACCTGCTGCTGCGGGAGAAGATCCAGGTCGTGCAGGGGACCGGGTTCAGCTGGCCGCGCCCGGACCACTTCCGCATCCTCACCCTCCCGCACGCCGACGATCTGGACGCCGCCATCAGCCGTATCGGCCGCTTCCTGGCCGGGTACCGCCAGTGA
- a CDS encoding winged helix-turn-helix transcriptional regulator produces MPRQQQPARPARRRSYDQFCATARALDSVGDRWTLLIVRELLAGPRRYTDLHADLPGVSTDVLASRLKDMEQGGLAVRRRLPPPAAAAVYELTEHGRGLLPVLTALAEWGAPALGERRPTDAVRAHWFALPLLRALDGLTRGGVVEVRLPEGEFHIRTGADGPGEVYGYGPADSPDACLVLDADAVLAVGRGGSALAQAVGGGRVEVLGDGPLADELRGVNARAPEAI; encoded by the coding sequence ATGCCACGTCAGCAGCAGCCCGCACGACCCGCCCGCCGCCGGAGCTACGACCAGTTCTGCGCCACCGCCCGCGCCCTCGACTCCGTCGGCGACCGGTGGACCCTGCTGATCGTCCGTGAACTGCTGGCCGGTCCGCGCCGCTACACGGATCTGCACGCCGACCTGCCCGGAGTCAGCACGGATGTGCTGGCCTCCCGGCTCAAGGACATGGAGCAGGGCGGCCTGGCCGTGCGCCGCCGCCTGCCGCCCCCCGCGGCCGCCGCGGTCTACGAACTGACCGAGCACGGCCGCGGACTGCTCCCGGTCCTCACCGCACTCGCCGAATGGGGCGCTCCCGCGCTCGGTGAACGGCGCCCCACGGACGCGGTCAGGGCGCACTGGTTCGCCCTGCCGCTGCTGCGGGCGCTGGACGGCCTCACCCGCGGCGGAGTCGTCGAAGTCAGACTCCCCGAAGGCGAGTTCCACATCCGTACCGGCGCGGACGGGCCGGGCGAGGTCTACGGATACGGTCCCGCCGACAGCCCCGACGCCTGCCTCGTGCTCGACGCCGACGCCGTCCTGGCCGTCGGCCGCGGCGGGAGCGCCCTCGCCCAGGCGGTCGGGGGCGGCAGGGTCGAGGTGCTCGGCGACGGCCCGCTCGCCGACGAGCTCCGCGGCGTCAATGCCCGCGCGCCTGAAGCCATATGA
- a CDS encoding cupin domain-containing protein, which yields MGFDGVVGAKSAIGGENRSGARRRVTLRKALIVGVGVAALGLLPAAAVATPGSGVSGTVHAEGTSEGKLKVKTPNGRTDVTFREITVAPGGSTGWHTHSGQLIAVVKSGTLTRTLHDCSVEATPAGTSFIEPSGADHRHIGRNLGTEPVVLWVTYLLPEGSALSDDAEAADCPAAR from the coding sequence ATGGGGTTCGACGGCGTTGTCGGTGCGAAGAGCGCGATCGGCGGGGAGAACCGCAGCGGGGCCAGGAGGCGGGTGACCCTGCGCAAGGCCCTGATCGTGGGTGTCGGAGTGGCGGCGCTCGGCCTTCTGCCGGCGGCGGCCGTCGCCACGCCGGGCAGCGGCGTGAGCGGGACGGTCCACGCCGAGGGCACCTCGGAGGGCAAGCTCAAGGTGAAGACGCCGAACGGCCGCACGGACGTGACCTTCCGGGAGATCACCGTGGCCCCCGGCGGATCCACCGGGTGGCACACCCACAGCGGACAGCTGATCGCCGTCGTCAAGTCCGGGACGCTCACCCGTACCCTCCACGACTGCTCGGTCGAGGCCACACCCGCGGGGACGTCCTTCATCGAACCGTCCGGGGCCGACCACCGGCACATCGGGCGCAACCTGGGGACCGAACCCGTCGTGCTGTGGGTGACGTACCTGCTCCCCGAGGGCAGCGCGCTGTCCGACGACGCCGAGGCGGCGGACTGCCCGGCGGCGCGCTAG
- a CDS encoding nuclear transport factor 2 family protein yields MIRMDLDFARRFAALWQDDWNSHDLDRILAHYDEDVTFSSPMIARLTDDPAGTVHGKAALRAYWAAGLERIPDLEFEVMDVRAGVDALVIDYRNQIGGRVYEVLTFRDGLVVAGFGAYGGTPAV; encoded by the coding sequence ATGATCCGCATGGATCTCGACTTCGCCCGTCGCTTCGCCGCCCTGTGGCAGGACGACTGGAACTCCCACGACCTGGACCGGATCCTCGCGCATTACGACGAGGACGTGACCTTCAGTTCGCCCATGATCGCCCGCCTGACGGACGACCCGGCCGGCACCGTGCACGGCAAGGCGGCCCTGCGCGCCTACTGGGCCGCGGGGCTGGAACGGATCCCGGACCTGGAGTTCGAGGTCATGGACGTACGGGCGGGCGTCGACGCGCTGGTGATCGACTACCGCAACCAGATCGGCGGCCGGGTGTACGAGGTACTGACCTTCCGGGACGGCCTGGTCGTGGCGGGCTTCGGTGCGTACGGCGGGACGCCCGCCGTCTGA
- a CDS encoding uridine kinase has translation MRFEPITWTRLARTLAAHADGLEPADGGSWLRIGVDGAPAARPDEAAAHLAEALRARGRPVLTISTGGFLRPASLRYEYGKEDPDSYADGWFDTGALWREVFRPLEAGGSGRVLPDLWNPDTDRATRSPYQVLPEGGVLILHGPLLLGRWFPFDLTVHLSLTPGALRRRTEESERWTLPAFARYETETDPSGASDAVVRADDPHRPAWTGLGG, from the coding sequence GTGCGATTCGAACCCATCACCTGGACCCGGCTGGCCCGGACCCTCGCCGCCCACGCCGACGGACTCGAACCCGCCGACGGCGGGTCCTGGCTGAGGATCGGCGTCGACGGTGCTCCCGCGGCCCGCCCGGACGAGGCCGCCGCACACCTCGCCGAGGCGCTGCGCGCCCGCGGGCGCCCGGTGCTCACGATCTCCACGGGCGGCTTCCTGCGCCCCGCCAGCCTGCGCTACGAATACGGCAAGGAGGACCCCGATTCGTACGCCGACGGCTGGTTCGACACCGGGGCGCTGTGGCGTGAGGTGTTCCGCCCGCTCGAAGCGGGCGGCAGCGGACGGGTCCTGCCCGATCTCTGGAACCCCGACACGGACCGGGCGACCCGCAGCCCCTACCAGGTGCTGCCCGAGGGAGGGGTGCTGATCCTGCACGGGCCGCTGCTCCTCGGCCGGTGGTTCCCCTTCGACCTCACGGTCCATCTGAGCCTCACTCCCGGTGCGTTGCGGCGGCGTACCGAGGAGAGCGAGCGGTGGACACTGCCCGCCTTCGCGCGGTACGAGACCGAGACCGATCCGTCCGGCGCCTCGGACGCGGTCGTACGCGCCGACGACCCGCACCGACCCGCCTGGACGGGGCTGGGAGGTTAG
- a CDS encoding carbohydrate kinase family protein: MSTAGGAATEGGRPAVAGGGLLVVGEVVTDVLVRHASAPRHGTDTPARITTLPGGAGANVACWAVRSGCRDVRLLARAGAESAAWHREALRRAGVGALLRVDEDVPTGTVVALVDSSAERTFLTDSGAVLRLSPGDWAPSLLDGAARLHLSGYLLFGPTSRATAVLALREAGRRGVPASVDPASAGFLAELGAAAFLDLVEGIDLLLPNADEARELTGLPDPADAAAELSRHVGRVAVTLGDRGVLLASGGTVTGRVPARPAGAAVDSTGAGDAFTGGFLAALVAGAADVTAAEAGCRAGAEAVATVGGRPV; encoded by the coding sequence GTGAGCACGGCCGGCGGCGCGGCGACCGAGGGCGGTCGGCCCGCAGTGGCCGGGGGCGGTCTGCTGGTGGTCGGGGAGGTGGTCACCGATGTGCTCGTACGTCATGCGTCGGCGCCGCGCCACGGCACGGACACACCTGCGCGGATCACCACGCTGCCGGGTGGCGCGGGCGCCAATGTCGCCTGCTGGGCGGTGCGTTCGGGGTGCCGGGACGTCCGGCTGCTCGCCCGGGCCGGGGCGGAGTCCGCGGCCTGGCACCGGGAGGCGCTGCGGCGGGCGGGGGTGGGCGCGCTGCTGCGCGTGGACGAGGACGTCCCGACCGGCACGGTGGTGGCCCTGGTCGACTCGTCGGCCGAGCGCACCTTCCTCACCGACAGCGGGGCGGTCCTGCGCCTCTCCCCCGGCGACTGGGCGCCTTCGCTGCTCGACGGTGCGGCCCGGCTCCATCTGTCCGGCTATCTCCTCTTCGGGCCGACGAGCCGGGCGACGGCGGTACTCGCGCTGCGGGAGGCCGGGCGGCGGGGGGTCCCGGCCAGTGTGGACCCCGCTTCGGCCGGATTCCTCGCCGAGCTGGGAGCCGCGGCGTTCCTCGATCTGGTCGAGGGAATCGATCTGCTGCTGCCGAACGCGGACGAGGCCCGGGAGCTGACCGGCCTGCCGGATCCCGCGGACGCCGCGGCCGAGCTGAGCCGACATGTCGGCCGGGTCGCCGTCACCCTCGGAGACCGGGGTGTCCTCCTGGCGTCCGGCGGCACGGTGACCGGGCGGGTACCCGCCCGGCCGGCGGGCGCCGCCGTCGACTCGACGGGCGCGGGTGACGCGTTCACCGGCGGTTTCCTCGCGGCCCTCGTCGCCGGAGCCGCCGACGTCACGGCAGCGGAGGCGGGCTGCCGGGCGGGGGCGGAAGCGGTCGCGACGGTGGGGGGCCGCCCGGTGTGA
- a CDS encoding pseudouridine-5'-phosphate glycosidase, with the protein MPQNPPAPVPQETGHSSPVLSGEVREAVEEQRPVVALESTIIAHGLPRPRNLQVARELEELVRKGGAVPATVAVLDGRAHVGLEDSQLARVAEDPGVRKLGHRDLAPALALGASGATTVSATAFLSERAGLRVFATGGLGGVHREWTRTQDESADLRLLARTGITVVCAGVKSILDVPATLQRLETLGVAVLGYGTEHFPGFYLSSSGEPVDWTVRTPEEVAAVMRAREELGGPPTALIVANPVPQEEQLDPAVHDRVLAGALDACRERGITGQAVTPFLLEYLMRETAGASLEANLAAVRGNVRLAARIAVAAAAR; encoded by the coding sequence ATGCCTCAGAATCCACCGGCACCCGTGCCGCAGGAAACCGGCCACAGCTCCCCCGTGCTCTCCGGGGAGGTGAGGGAGGCCGTCGAGGAACAGCGGCCCGTCGTCGCCCTGGAGTCGACGATCATCGCGCACGGACTGCCACGCCCCCGCAATCTCCAGGTCGCCCGGGAGCTGGAGGAACTCGTACGGAAGGGCGGCGCTGTCCCCGCGACGGTCGCCGTGCTGGACGGTCGGGCCCATGTAGGCCTGGAAGATTCCCAGTTGGCCCGGGTCGCCGAGGACCCGGGGGTACGCAAGCTGGGCCACCGCGATCTCGCTCCCGCACTGGCCCTGGGCGCGAGCGGCGCCACCACCGTGTCCGCGACCGCCTTCCTCTCGGAGCGGGCCGGGCTGCGCGTCTTCGCGACCGGGGGCCTCGGCGGCGTGCACCGGGAGTGGACGCGGACCCAGGACGAGTCGGCGGACCTCCGGTTGCTGGCCCGGACGGGGATCACGGTGGTGTGCGCGGGCGTGAAGTCGATCCTGGACGTGCCCGCGACGCTGCAGCGGCTGGAGACGCTCGGCGTGGCTGTGCTGGGCTACGGCACGGAACACTTCCCCGGCTTCTATCTGAGCAGCTCCGGCGAACCCGTCGACTGGACGGTCCGAACCCCCGAGGAGGTGGCCGCCGTGATGCGGGCCAGGGAGGAACTGGGCGGCCCGCCCACGGCGTTGATCGTCGCCAACCCCGTGCCTCAGGAAGAGCAGTTGGACCCCGCGGTGCACGACCGGGTGCTCGCCGGGGCGCTGGACGCCTGTCGGGAGCGGGGCATCACGGGGCAGGCCGTCACCCCGTTCCTGCTGGAGTATCTGATGCGGGAGACGGCCGGTGCGTCCCTGGAGGCCAATCTCGCCGCCGTGCGCGGCAACGTGCGGCTTGCCGCGCGGATCGCCGTGGCGGCGGCCGCACGGTGA